The window CTGCGCGGACGGGTCGAGGGCGATTGAGGGGTCCATAGGCGGAACGACTGCTTTCGGGTCGCCGCATTTGCCGGTTGATGGCATGCTTGGTGAGTCAATCGGATCGCATCCCATGCTCGTCTTGCCCAAGGGCGTCCGCCATATGCCGGGTTATCTTTCGCGCGCCGCCCAGGAGGCGCTGGTGGAAGAGGTGAGGAAAGTGGTGCAGGCGGCACCGCTCTACGTGCCGGCCATGCCGCGCACCGGCAAGGAAATGAGTGTGCGCATGACCAATTGCGGAACGCTCGGCTGGGTCACCGACAGGGAGCGGGGCTATCGCTACCAGCCGACGCACCCGCTGACGGGTGAACCCTGGCCGCCGATCCCCGAGATGCTGATGCAATTGTGGCGCGAAGTCTCTGCCTATCAGCATCCGCCGGAGGCCTGCCTCGTCAATTTCTACTCGAG is drawn from Mesorhizobium sp. B1-1-8 and contains these coding sequences:
- a CDS encoding alpha-ketoglutarate-dependent dioxygenase AlkB family protein, with amino-acid sequence MLVLPKGVRHMPGYLSRAAQEALVEEVRKVVQAAPLYVPAMPRTGKEMSVRMTNCGTLGWVTDRERGYRYQPTHPLTGEPWPPIPEMLMQLWREVSAYQHPPEACLVNFYSSDAKMGLHQDRDEEDFEAPVVSVSLGDDCQFRVGQTTRDGATKSFRLRSGDVVVLGGEGRLAFHGVDRIYPATSALLKNGGRINLTLRRVTAPGSAIT